One genomic segment of Labilithrix sp. includes these proteins:
- the gnd gene encoding decarboxylating NADP(+)-dependent phosphogluconate dehydrogenase, whose amino-acid sequence MTNASADIGLIGLAVMGENLVLNMESRGYTVAVYNRTVEKVDAFVNGRGKGKKFVGAKSPAELVKALKRPRKIMILVKAGKPVDAVIDEMLPLLEAGDILIDGGNTHFPDTARRIKAANAKGVLFVGAGVSGGEEGALKGPSIMPGGNEDAWPHVKEIFQGIAAKVEGGAPCCDWVGPEGAGHFVKMVHNGIEYGDIQLICESYNLMRDLAGLDPNQLGDVFATWNKGVLDSYLVEITAEIFKYVDPETKKPLIDLILDTAGQKGTGKWTVDSATENGIPLTLISEAVFARSLSAQKEERVRAAEVLKGPSATPASDKQAFIDDVEQALYASKLVSYAQGYALMAAQAKASGWKLNNGGIALMWRGGCIIRSAFLGKIKDAFDKNAALPNLLVDPYFAEQIQKAQAAWRRVVAAGVTNGIPLPAMSSALSYFDGYRTARLPANLLQAQRDFFGAHTYERTDKPRGEFFHTNWTGRGGTTSSTTYNA is encoded by the coding sequence ATGACGAACGCTAGCGCAGACATCGGCCTCATCGGTCTGGCAGTCATGGGCGAGAACCTCGTCCTCAACATGGAGTCGCGCGGCTACACCGTCGCGGTCTACAACCGCACGGTCGAGAAGGTCGACGCGTTCGTGAACGGGCGCGGCAAGGGCAAGAAGTTCGTCGGCGCCAAGTCGCCCGCCGAGCTCGTGAAGGCGCTCAAGCGGCCGCGCAAGATCATGATCCTCGTCAAGGCCGGCAAGCCCGTCGACGCCGTCATCGACGAGATGCTGCCGCTGCTCGAGGCGGGGGACATCCTCATCGACGGCGGCAACACGCACTTCCCCGACACCGCGCGGCGCATCAAGGCCGCGAACGCGAAGGGCGTGCTGTTCGTGGGGGCGGGCGTGAGCGGCGGCGAAGAGGGGGCGCTCAAGGGGCCCAGCATCATGCCGGGCGGGAACGAGGACGCGTGGCCGCACGTGAAGGAGATCTTCCAGGGCATCGCCGCGAAGGTGGAGGGCGGCGCGCCGTGCTGCGACTGGGTCGGGCCCGAGGGGGCCGGGCACTTCGTGAAGATGGTGCACAACGGGATCGAGTACGGCGACATTCAGCTCATTTGCGAGTCGTACAACCTGATGCGGGACCTCGCGGGGCTCGATCCGAACCAGCTCGGCGACGTGTTCGCGACGTGGAACAAGGGCGTGCTCGACAGCTACCTCGTCGAGATCACGGCCGAGATTTTCAAGTACGTCGATCCCGAGACGAAGAAGCCGCTCATCGATTTGATCCTCGACACGGCGGGGCAGAAGGGGACCGGGAAGTGGACGGTCGACAGCGCGACCGAGAACGGGATCCCGCTCACGCTCATCAGCGAGGCGGTGTTCGCGCGGAGCTTGTCGGCGCAGAAGGAAGAGCGCGTGCGCGCGGCGGAGGTGCTGAAGGGACCGAGCGCGACGCCGGCGAGCGACAAGCAGGCGTTCATCGACGACGTCGAGCAGGCGCTCTACGCGAGCAAGCTCGTGTCGTACGCGCAGGGCTACGCGCTGATGGCGGCACAGGCGAAGGCGAGCGGCTGGAAGCTCAACAACGGCGGCATCGCGCTCATGTGGCGCGGCGGCTGCATCATCCGGAGCGCGTTCCTCGGGAAGATCAAGGACGCGTTCGACAAGAACGCGGCGCTGCCGAACCTCCTCGTCGATCCGTATTTCGCGGAGCAGATCCAGAAGGCGCAGGCGGCGTGGCGGCGGGTGGTGGCGGCGGGCGTGACGAACGGGATCCCGCTCCCCGCGATGAGCAGCGCGCTCTCGTACTTCGACGGCTACCGCACCGCGCGGCTGCCCGCGAACCTCCTCCAGGCGCAGCGCGACTTCT
- a CDS encoding HAD family hydrolase, which yields MNQATIATPSPNVRPAVRAKELATLLDEHPEIEVLSLDCFDTILWRNTAAPVDVFYDLAHRPAFAKWGINARLRVTSEGRARDLKTARTGLPEVTLAEIYRAAFPALRDADVAELAADELAAEAAACVPHPETIALIRAAAARGLSVVVVSDTYFTETELRALLAATLPADAYSAIARVFVSSAIGKPKAGGMFKPVLDALGVRARDVLHVGDNLRADYVAGKAIGMNACHLVHHGPEVEEVLRMQTTAASLLMPALRETAALPSPFRGLFAAEIGEDDRDAVRSLGYAALGPVLHAFARWLGSELDTLRAAGKRPRPIFLLRDGYLPARVCAAVAGAEVGPCVSISRFASFAASFRSAAEIERYVAAWAGGGRFLDVARQLLLTDDEARMIIARTRKAERPAEAFVREVMKPKIVELVVARSAAYRARMFAHVTTTANVEKGDTLVFVDLGYEGTAQRQLEPVFRDELGVDVQGRYLIAARVPGWQSTRKGLLDPSWCDDRLISTIVTYVALLENLCAEDAGSTIDYAADASGAPIRARSLVAKEQSARVAPVQDACERFARDAEAYFSRTGHAASVEQLRVYAASALARMLLLPTRTELDYLAGFCLDMNLGADDNLALFDRERGLEGLRRQGLFFLGSERADSKAARIAGPVELRAASLTLSLAMVAQQRFGLEMTPNDMTHRREPLGILALRGDVPIRAQVEARATHDGYFAAVVPYGAEDTALGFLLGERSAWVQVESVTRIEASALYTSRETERSEDVSAHLHAEGLTRRAPGLFECTTPEGFLLLAAPPPPKRDTRYVCRIVFRPVAPRVAA from the coding sequence GTGAACCAGGCCACGATCGCGACCCCGTCGCCGAACGTCCGCCCCGCCGTCCGCGCGAAGGAGCTCGCGACGCTCCTCGACGAGCACCCGGAGATCGAGGTCCTCTCCCTCGACTGCTTCGACACCATCCTCTGGCGCAACACCGCCGCGCCGGTCGACGTCTTTTACGATCTCGCGCATCGCCCCGCGTTCGCGAAGTGGGGAATCAACGCCCGCCTGCGCGTGACGTCGGAGGGCCGTGCGCGCGATCTGAAGACCGCGCGCACGGGGCTCCCGGAGGTCACGCTCGCGGAGATCTATCGCGCGGCGTTCCCGGCCCTCCGCGACGCGGACGTGGCGGAGCTGGCGGCCGACGAGCTCGCGGCCGAGGCGGCGGCGTGTGTGCCTCACCCCGAGACGATCGCGCTCATCCGCGCCGCCGCGGCGCGCGGCCTCTCCGTCGTCGTCGTGAGCGACACGTATTTCACCGAGACCGAGCTCCGCGCGCTCCTCGCCGCGACGCTTCCGGCCGACGCGTATTCGGCCATCGCGCGCGTCTTCGTCTCCTCCGCGATCGGCAAGCCGAAGGCGGGCGGGATGTTCAAGCCGGTGCTGGACGCGCTCGGCGTCCGCGCGCGCGACGTGCTCCACGTCGGCGACAACCTCCGCGCCGACTACGTCGCGGGCAAGGCGATCGGCATGAACGCCTGCCACCTCGTCCATCACGGCCCCGAGGTGGAGGAGGTGCTCCGCATGCAGACGACGGCGGCGAGCCTGCTGATGCCGGCGCTCCGCGAGACCGCGGCGCTGCCCTCGCCGTTCCGCGGGCTCTTCGCCGCGGAGATCGGGGAGGACGATCGCGACGCGGTGCGCTCGCTCGGATATGCCGCGCTCGGCCCAGTGCTCCATGCCTTTGCGCGCTGGCTCGGCTCCGAGCTCGATACCCTACGCGCGGCGGGCAAGCGCCCCAGACCGATATTCCTACTTCGTGATGGGTATTTGCCAGCGCGCGTCTGCGCGGCGGTGGCCGGCGCGGAGGTCGGGCCGTGCGTCTCGATCAGCCGATTTGCGTCCTTCGCCGCCTCGTTCCGGAGCGCGGCGGAGATCGAGCGCTACGTCGCGGCGTGGGCCGGCGGCGGCCGCTTCCTCGACGTCGCGCGGCAGCTCCTCCTCACCGACGACGAGGCGCGGATGATCATCGCGCGCACGCGGAAGGCGGAGCGCCCGGCGGAGGCGTTCGTCCGCGAGGTGATGAAGCCGAAGATCGTCGAGCTCGTCGTCGCGCGCTCCGCCGCCTACCGCGCGCGCATGTTCGCGCACGTGACGACGACGGCGAACGTCGAGAAGGGCGACACGCTCGTCTTCGTCGACCTCGGCTACGAGGGCACGGCGCAGCGCCAGCTCGAGCCGGTCTTCCGTGACGAGCTAGGCGTCGACGTGCAGGGCCGCTACCTCATCGCGGCGCGGGTCCCCGGCTGGCAGTCCACGCGCAAGGGCCTCCTCGATCCGTCGTGGTGCGACGATCGCCTCATCTCCACGATCGTCACGTACGTCGCGCTCCTCGAGAACCTCTGCGCCGAGGACGCCGGCAGCACGATCGACTATGCCGCCGACGCCTCCGGCGCGCCGATCCGCGCGCGGTCGCTCGTCGCGAAGGAGCAGAGCGCGCGTGTGGCTCCGGTGCAGGACGCGTGCGAGCGCTTCGCTCGCGACGCGGAGGCCTATTTCTCCCGCACCGGCCACGCGGCCTCCGTCGAGCAGCTCCGCGTCTACGCGGCCTCTGCGCTCGCCCGCATGCTCTTGCTCCCGACGCGCACGGAGCTCGACTACCTCGCGGGCTTCTGTCTCGACATGAATCTTGGCGCGGACGACAACCTGGCCCTGTTCGATCGCGAGCGCGGCCTCGAAGGCCTCCGCCGCCAAGGCCTATTTTTCCTCGGCTCCGAGCGCGCGGACTCGAAGGCCGCGCGCATCGCGGGCCCGGTCGAGCTCCGCGCGGCGAGCCTCACGCTCTCGCTCGCGATGGTCGCGCAGCAGCGCTTCGGCCTCGAGATGACGCCGAACGACATGACGCACCGCCGCGAGCCGCTCGGTATCCTGGCGCTGCGCGGCGACGTCCCGATCCGCGCGCAGGTCGAGGCCCGCGCGACGCACGACGGCTACTTCGCCGCGGTGGTCCCCTACGGCGCCGAGGACACGGCGCTCGGGTTCCTCCTCGGCGAGCGGAGCGCGTGGGTCCAGGTCGAGAGCGTGACGCGCATCGAAGCGAGCGCGCTCTACACGTCGCGCGAGACGGAGCGCTCCGAGGACGTGAGCGCCCACCTCCACGCCGAGGGCCTGACCCGCCGCGCCCCCGGCCTCTTCGAATGCACGACCCCCGAGGGCTTCCTGCTCCTCGCCGCCCCGCCGCCCCCCAAGCGCGACACCCGCTACGTCTGCCGCATCGTCTTCCGCCCGGTGGCGCCGCGCGTCGCCGCCTGA
- a CDS encoding class I SAM-dependent methyltransferase, which produces MANLLLHSLSELDEIVLGLVDRCSPRAILEIGSEHGGFSQQLHDRCAKAGTKLHTVEPFPAPAVVELAKTSETLELYVDKSIPHLLQRGCGADFVVVDGDHNWFTVYNELTLIARSWEEKEMTGTIVLHDVSWPCARRDQYYDPADIPAEALHPYCYQQGVTVGVDEMVDGGFRGEGAFAYAVKAGGPCNGVLTAIEDFVADNPGWTYRSIDAVFGLGCLTRAGTREDAIAAEVFAPYQNSLVGRLEANRLALYLKVIELQDALKKVAA; this is translated from the coding sequence ATGGCGAACCTGCTCCTCCACAGCCTGTCCGAGCTCGACGAGATCGTCCTCGGGCTCGTCGACCGGTGCTCCCCCCGCGCGATCCTCGAGATCGGCTCCGAGCACGGCGGCTTCTCGCAGCAGCTGCACGATCGCTGCGCGAAGGCAGGCACGAAGCTCCACACCGTCGAGCCGTTCCCCGCGCCGGCGGTGGTCGAGCTCGCGAAGACCTCCGAGACGCTCGAGCTGTACGTCGACAAGAGCATCCCGCACCTGCTCCAGCGCGGCTGCGGCGCGGACTTCGTCGTCGTCGACGGCGACCACAACTGGTTCACCGTCTACAACGAGCTCACGCTCATCGCGAGGTCGTGGGAAGAGAAGGAGATGACCGGCACGATCGTGCTCCACGACGTGTCGTGGCCGTGCGCGCGCCGCGATCAGTATTACGATCCGGCCGACATCCCGGCGGAGGCGCTCCATCCGTATTGCTATCAGCAGGGCGTGACGGTGGGCGTCGACGAGATGGTCGACGGCGGCTTCCGCGGCGAAGGGGCGTTCGCGTACGCGGTGAAGGCGGGCGGGCCGTGCAACGGCGTCCTCACCGCGATCGAGGACTTCGTCGCCGACAACCCCGGGTGGACGTACCGCTCGATCGACGCGGTCTTCGGCCTCGGCTGCCTCACGCGCGCGGGCACGCGCGAGGACGCGATCGCGGCGGAGGTGTTCGCGCCTTATCAAAATAGCCTCGTCGGCCGGCTCGAGGCCAATCGCCTCGCGCTCTACTTGAAAGTCATCGAGCTCCAGGACGCGCTGAAGAAGGTGGCGGCGTGA
- the fliS gene encoding flagellar export chaperone FliS, with protein sequence MTSPLISVTAAASKYRGVQLQTSSPAQLVVMLYDGILRFVTEAHAAIETDDRARMGDRVGRALAIVDELTATLDPKYAPELAENMTALYGFCKRRLYEANLHRDPQALADVKTAIVPLRDAFASISGK encoded by the coding sequence ATGACGAGCCCGCTGATCTCCGTGACCGCCGCCGCCTCCAAGTACCGCGGCGTCCAGCTCCAGACGTCCTCGCCCGCGCAGCTCGTCGTCATGCTCTACGACGGGATCCTCCGCTTCGTCACCGAGGCCCACGCCGCGATCGAGACGGACGACCGGGCCCGGATGGGCGATCGCGTCGGCCGCGCCCTCGCCATCGTCGACGAGCTCACCGCGACGTTGGACCCCAAGTACGCCCCGGAGCTCGCCGAGAACATGACGGCGCTCTACGGCTTCTGCAAGCGGCGGCTCTACGAAGCGAACCTCCACCGCGACCCGCAGGCGCTCGCGGACGTGAAGACCGCGATCGTCCCGCTGCGCGACGCCTTCGCGAGCATCTCCGGCAAGTGA
- the fliD gene encoding flagellar filament capping protein FliD: MPIQLSGLAGFDSASLVDQLVSYAQKPIVQLNTKKGQVDSASLTVNSFSTKLNALKTAATALATPSGFVSMAATSSDTALVGSVTGSAAAGTYEVSVQQLAKAQKMRSDAQPSSTTPLGQAGTLSLQIGSGDPVDIEIVETDTLTDVAAKISRSGARVSAGIINAGGSFHLSLQGLDTGASNAITLTEGGSIDLGLTKPANLVDVAQDAKLTVDGLAVTRSTNSVADAIPGVTLALTKTTTAPATMTIASDSSALKTKLNAFVSAYNDIVSSAHLATGYGSTKAQNSVLAADSAIRRCLDKVSALVTGQVPGTSTSLFRSLSAVGLSTSKDGSIALDAAKLDAALAKDPAAVSRLFVTDAQTGATGLMKTLADTISDLVGTQGPVKTRIDALAAQSKRLTASMEEKQKRVDDYATGLKKQFAALDQAMAKYNAMSASLGAITKFE; encoded by the coding sequence ATGCCGATTCAGCTCTCCGGCCTCGCCGGCTTCGACTCTGCGAGCCTCGTCGATCAGCTCGTCTCTTATGCCCAGAAGCCGATCGTCCAGCTGAACACCAAGAAGGGGCAGGTCGACTCCGCGTCGCTGACCGTGAATTCCTTCTCGACGAAGCTGAACGCCTTGAAGACGGCGGCCACCGCGCTCGCGACCCCCTCCGGCTTCGTCTCGATGGCGGCGACCTCCTCCGATACCGCGCTCGTCGGCTCGGTGACCGGGAGCGCGGCCGCGGGCACGTACGAGGTGAGCGTCCAGCAGCTCGCCAAGGCGCAGAAGATGCGCAGCGACGCGCAGCCCTCGTCGACGACGCCGCTCGGTCAGGCCGGCACGCTGAGCCTCCAGATCGGCTCCGGCGATCCGGTCGACATCGAGATCGTCGAGACCGACACGCTCACCGACGTCGCCGCCAAGATCAGCCGGAGCGGCGCCCGCGTCAGCGCGGGGATCATCAACGCGGGAGGCTCCTTTCACCTCTCGCTCCAGGGGCTCGACACCGGCGCGAGCAACGCGATCACGCTCACCGAGGGCGGCAGCATCGACCTCGGGCTGACGAAGCCGGCGAACCTGGTGGACGTCGCGCAGGACGCGAAGCTCACGGTGGACGGTCTCGCCGTCACCCGGTCGACGAACTCGGTCGCGGACGCGATCCCGGGCGTCACGCTCGCCCTCACGAAGACCACGACGGCGCCCGCGACGATGACGATCGCGAGCGACTCGAGCGCGCTGAAGACGAAGCTGAACGCGTTCGTCAGCGCCTACAACGACATCGTCAGCTCGGCGCACCTCGCGACGGGATATGGCTCGACCAAGGCGCAGAACTCCGTCCTCGCCGCCGACTCCGCGATTCGACGCTGCCTCGACAAGGTGAGCGCGCTCGTGACGGGCCAGGTCCCCGGCACCTCGACGAGCCTCTTCCGCTCGCTCTCCGCGGTCGGGCTCAGCACGTCGAAGGACGGCTCGATCGCGCTCGACGCGGCGAAGCTCGACGCCGCGCTCGCGAAGGACCCCGCCGCGGTGAGCCGGCTCTTCGTGACCGACGCCCAGACCGGCGCGACCGGCCTGATGAAGACGCTCGCCGACACGATCTCCGACCTCGTCGGGACGCAGGGCCCGGTGAAGACCCGCATCGACGCGCTCGCGGCGCAGAGCAAGCGCCTCACCGCGTCGATGGAAGAGAAGCAGAAGCGCGTCGACGACTACGCGACCGGCCTCAAGAAGCAGTTCGCCGCGCTCGACCAAGCGATGGCCAAGTACAACGCGATGTCCGCCAGCCTCGGCGCGATCACCAAATTCGAATGA
- a CDS encoding flagellin FliC, translating into MGLSVNTNVTSMNAQNQMAKSQEALKTSFARLASGMRINSAADDAAGLGVAKSMNAQVRSYAVAERNTNDGISMLQTADGGAEQVHGLLTRMRELAVQASNGSMSANDYANIDKEYQQNLQEIDRVTSSVQFNGINLLSGATASKSFQVGIGTATTDRISVDFGGVDSTSLSVNASKVDSFDDAQAAITSLDAAIQTLSGKRAQFGASMNRFSAAVTNLQSMQTNTAAALSRIQDTDIASETANLSKNQVLSQAGAAILSQANQTPQVALSLLRG; encoded by the coding sequence ATGGGCCTCAGCGTCAATACCAACGTTACTTCGATGAACGCGCAGAACCAGATGGCGAAGTCGCAGGAGGCGCTCAAGACGTCCTTCGCCCGCCTCGCGAGCGGTATGCGCATCAACAGCGCCGCGGACGACGCCGCCGGCCTCGGCGTCGCGAAGTCGATGAACGCGCAGGTCCGCAGCTACGCGGTCGCGGAGCGCAACACGAACGACGGCATCTCGATGCTCCAGACCGCGGACGGCGGCGCGGAGCAGGTCCACGGCCTCCTCACCCGTATGCGCGAGCTGGCGGTGCAGGCGTCCAACGGCTCGATGAGCGCGAACGACTACGCGAACATCGACAAGGAGTACCAGCAGAACCTCCAGGAGATCGACCGCGTCACGTCCTCGGTGCAGTTCAACGGCATCAACCTCCTCTCCGGCGCGACCGCGTCGAAGAGCTTCCAGGTCGGCATCGGCACCGCCACGACGGACCGCATCAGCGTCGACTTCGGCGGCGTCGACTCGACGAGCCTCTCGGTCAACGCGAGCAAGGTGGACAGCTTCGACGACGCGCAGGCGGCGATCACGTCCCTCGACGCCGCGATCCAGACCCTGTCCGGCAAGCGCGCGCAGTTCGGCGCGAGCATGAACCGCTTCAGCGCCGCGGTCACGAACCTCCAGTCGATGCAGACGAACACCGCCGCCGCGCTCTCGCGCATCCAGGACACGGACATCGCGTCGGAGACGGCGAACCTCTCGAAGAACCAGGTCCTCTCCCAGGCCGGCGCCGCGATCCTCTCGCAGGCGAACCAGACGCCGCAGGTCGCGCTCTCGCTCCTCCGCGGCTGA
- a CDS encoding HDOD domain-containing protein — MKVLFVDDEPRVLEGIQRMLFDAAGNWQVATATSGAEALEKLAASPFDVVVTDMRMPGMDGAALLAEVHQRYPSITRIVLSGQTEQEHAFRALGTAHQFLSKPCSPKMLTEVVENAFYLRALTPNRRVAELASAVQRLPAMPRVHSKILQVIASPDASLRDAADLVAQDPGLCAKVLRIVNSAFFARGQIVRDVRTATARLGLDLLQAVVLTEFAATGIPAAKLEAMHRASLDAAALATRMVGPEEQRTAYTAALLCDIGALVLEQGAPDEVAAVRAHAEEFMVPIHVAEKELLGSSHADVGGYVLGLWGVPPIIVDAVLGHHELPRTASLVTTAVYVAHQIVSGDVVDPAAVARLGLATSVDRLRDQYLAERDAA, encoded by the coding sequence ATGAAAGTCCTATTCGTCGACGATGAGCCGCGCGTTCTCGAGGGCATTCAGCGAATGCTCTTCGACGCCGCGGGCAACTGGCAAGTCGCGACCGCGACCAGCGGCGCGGAGGCGCTCGAGAAGCTCGCCGCGTCTCCCTTCGACGTCGTCGTCACCGACATGCGCATGCCGGGGATGGACGGCGCCGCCCTCCTCGCCGAGGTGCACCAGCGTTATCCGTCGATCACGCGCATCGTGCTCTCGGGCCAGACCGAGCAGGAGCACGCCTTCCGCGCGCTCGGGACCGCGCACCAGTTCCTGAGCAAGCCGTGCAGCCCGAAGATGCTCACCGAGGTGGTGGAGAACGCCTTCTACCTCCGCGCGCTGACGCCCAACCGCCGCGTCGCCGAGCTCGCCTCCGCGGTGCAGCGCCTCCCCGCGATGCCGCGCGTCCACAGCAAGATCCTCCAGGTCATCGCGAGCCCCGACGCCTCGCTCCGCGACGCCGCCGACCTCGTCGCGCAGGATCCCGGGCTCTGCGCGAAGGTGCTGCGCATCGTGAACTCGGCCTTCTTCGCGCGCGGCCAGATCGTGCGCGACGTCCGCACCGCGACCGCGCGGCTCGGCCTCGACCTCCTCCAGGCGGTGGTCCTCACCGAGTTCGCCGCGACGGGCATCCCCGCCGCGAAGCTCGAGGCGATGCACCGCGCGTCGCTCGACGCCGCCGCGCTCGCGACGCGCATGGTCGGGCCGGAGGAGCAGCGCACCGCGTACACCGCCGCGCTCCTTTGCGACATCGGCGCGCTCGTCCTCGAGCAGGGCGCGCCCGATGAGGTCGCCGCCGTGCGCGCGCACGCGGAGGAGTTCATGGTCCCGATCCACGTCGCGGAGAAGGAGCTCCTCGGGTCGAGCCACGCCGACGTCGGCGGCTACGTCCTCGGGCTCTGGGGCGTCCCGCCGATCATCGTCGACGCGGTCCTCGGTCACCACGAGCTGCCGCGCACGGCGTCCTTGGTGACGACGGCGGTGTACGTCGCGCACCAGATCGTGAGCGGCGACGTGGTCGATCCGGCCGCGGTGGCGCGCCTCGGCCTCGCGACGAGCGTCGACCGGCTCCGCGATCAGTACCTCGCCGAACGAGACGCCGCGTGA
- a CDS encoding alpha/beta hydrolase yields the protein MAKEHVLFIHSTGVGPFLWSGVPVAAVGGRNMLLPANLGYAPNPTVERGVTVTVEDETRHLLARIPDDGAKVHVVAHSYGGLVGLYVLEALGSRAASAFLFEPVLFGALANDEASDPEAVAQAKAFASHPTFVLDLESGGREPWLETFVDYWNRPGSWKKLPPMMRELSLAAGWKMFQEVRACFSDDRPFADWKLEVPATIVRGERSTVAARAMALALARGRPNATLVDLPGAPHMAPLTKPELVISEVSSHFARLS from the coding sequence ATGGCGAAGGAGCATGTCCTCTTCATTCACTCGACCGGCGTGGGGCCGTTCCTTTGGTCGGGTGTCCCGGTCGCGGCGGTCGGCGGGCGGAACATGCTGCTCCCCGCCAACCTCGGCTACGCGCCGAACCCCACCGTCGAGCGCGGCGTCACCGTCACGGTGGAGGACGAGACGCGGCACCTCCTCGCGCGGATCCCCGACGACGGCGCGAAGGTCCACGTCGTCGCGCACTCGTATGGCGGGCTCGTCGGCCTCTACGTCCTCGAGGCGCTCGGGTCGCGCGCGGCGTCCGCGTTCCTCTTCGAGCCCGTCCTCTTCGGCGCGCTCGCGAACGACGAGGCGTCGGACCCGGAGGCGGTCGCGCAGGCGAAGGCGTTCGCGTCGCATCCCACGTTCGTGCTCGACCTCGAGAGCGGCGGCCGCGAGCCCTGGCTCGAGACGTTCGTCGACTACTGGAACCGCCCCGGCTCGTGGAAGAAGCTCCCGCCGATGATGCGCGAGCTGAGCCTCGCCGCGGGGTGGAAGATGTTCCAGGAGGTGCGCGCGTGCTTCTCCGACGATCGCCCGTTCGCCGACTGGAAGCTCGAGGTCCCGGCGACGATCGTGCGCGGCGAGCGCTCCACCGTCGCCGCGCGCGCGATGGCGCTCGCCCTCGCGCGCGGCCGCCCGAACGCGACGCTCGTCGACCTGCCGGGGGCTCCCCACATGGCCCCACTGACGAAGCCGGAGCTCGTCATTTCCGAGGTTTCCTCCCATTTTGCAAGGCTGAGCTAG
- a CDS encoding LysE family transporter encodes MALPGPSGVMVVTRAIEGRFTEARKIGLGAALPEATYAGIAFASSSSLLDAHPSALPIVRALTSIVLIAVGATFVRWRPQETPGAAPASGRARGAFALGFFTALFNPVAIVTWATTAGVLTSRGLLATSYALGLPFGLGVVAGINGWYAILLVLMTRYHDRIPRRFFTWLIRGIGGFLIASGSWTAFGVLRNLIR; translated from the coding sequence ATGGCGCTGCCTGGTCCCTCCGGCGTCATGGTCGTCACGCGCGCGATCGAGGGGCGCTTCACCGAGGCGCGGAAGATCGGCCTCGGCGCGGCGCTGCCGGAGGCGACGTACGCCGGGATCGCGTTCGCGTCGTCGTCGTCGCTCCTCGACGCGCATCCCTCCGCGCTCCCGATCGTCCGCGCGCTCACGTCGATCGTGCTCATCGCGGTCGGCGCCACGTTCGTGCGCTGGCGGCCGCAGGAGACGCCGGGCGCCGCGCCTGCGAGCGGCCGTGCGCGCGGCGCCTTCGCCCTCGGCTTCTTCACCGCGCTCTTCAATCCGGTCGCGATCGTCACCTGGGCGACGACGGCGGGCGTGCTCACGTCGCGCGGCCTCCTCGCGACGAGCTATGCGCTCGGGCTCCCGTTCGGCCTCGGCGTCGTCGCGGGGATCAACGGCTGGTATGCCATCTTGCTCGTGCTCATGACGCGATATCACGATCGCATTCCGCGTCGATTCTTCACCTGGCTCATCCGCGGGATTGGCGGTTTCCTCATCGCCTCGGGGTCCTGGACCGCGTTCGGAGTCCTTCGAAACCTGATCCGCTGA
- a CDS encoding glucosaminidase domain-containing protein: MGIGAIGGNSAALHAERPKREPVPVEAQRTAVTRADIRGAIARAHEKVTGRAPSAALLDTLTAQASLETASGASMYNYNFGGIKGGAPGTNETARLRTKEVKGGKEVEVRDGFRAYRSLDAGAEDYVRLMRSRFGAAVDRAEVGDINGFAHALKQAHYYTADEAKYANALNVLSGKPATMTQVSKPPALANFSDTFGGGLGASSSSDFADTVSLGRVFDAIARHPVRAADDDDDDE; this comes from the coding sequence ATGGGCATCGGCGCGATCGGCGGCAACAGCGCCGCGCTCCACGCGGAGCGCCCGAAGCGGGAGCCCGTTCCGGTCGAAGCCCAGCGCACGGCGGTCACGCGCGCGGACATCCGCGGCGCGATCGCGCGCGCGCACGAGAAGGTCACCGGCAGGGCGCCGTCGGCCGCGCTCCTCGACACGCTGACGGCGCAGGCGTCGCTCGAGACCGCGAGCGGCGCGTCGATGTACAACTACAACTTCGGGGGCATCAAGGGCGGCGCCCCCGGCACGAACGAGACCGCGCGCCTCCGGACGAAGGAGGTCAAGGGCGGCAAGGAGGTCGAGGTCCGCGACGGGTTCCGCGCGTATCGATCGCTCGACGCCGGCGCGGAGGACTACGTTCGCCTCATGCGGAGCCGCTTCGGCGCCGCGGTCGATCGCGCCGAGGTCGGGGACATCAACGGCTTCGCGCACGCGCTCAAGCAAGCGCACTACTACACCGCCGATGAAGCGAAGTACGCGAACGCGCTGAACGTGCTCTCGGGCAAGCCCGCCACGATGACGCAGGTGTCGAAGCCGCCTGCGCTCGCCAACTTCAGCGACACGTTCGGAGGCGGATTGGGAGCTTCGTCGTCGAGCGACTTCGCGGACACCGTCTCTCTGGGCCGCGTCTTCGACGCCATCGCGCGTCATCCTGTCCGCGCTGCCGACGACGACGACGACGACGAGTGA